In a genomic window of Gossypium arboreum isolate Shixiya-1 chromosome 7, ASM2569848v2, whole genome shotgun sequence:
- the LOC108457013 gene encoding uncharacterized protein LOC108457013 isoform X1, whose protein sequence is MADKDSSRPIPDRWMLVVKEQKDGSSLSYYTCPESGQKFNTYEDLMRYVNYAKAAKLSIYSPDFCPRKPPRKPKKKASTPEVAQNVAEKDKDSDSDSDSSDSTFELPPIASLEFLDEWSSAESDKQSASGKKKLEKNHASSEGCSSGNMGKAKKQKK, encoded by the exons ATGGCAGACAAGGATTCTTCAAGGCCAATTCCTGATCGCTGGATGCTGGTTGTTAAGGAGCAGAAGGATGGATCTAGTCTTTCG TACTACACATGTCCTGAGAGTGGGCAAAAGTTCAACACCTATGAAGATCTCATGCGATATGTGAACTATGCAAAAGCAGCTAAGCTTTCCATCTACTCTCCT GATTTCTGTCCCCGGAAACCTCCCCGCAAACCAAAGAAAAAAGCTAGCACACCTGAAGTAGCTCAGA ATGTAGCCGAGAAGGACAAGGACTCGGACTCAGACTCGGATTCAAGCGATTCAACATTCGAGTTGCCTCCCATTGCTTCGCTCGAGTTTCTAGATGAGTGGAGTTCAGCAGAGTCTGATAAGCAATCTGCTTCGGGAAAAAAGAAGTTAGAGAAGAACCATGCTTCAAGTGAAGGTTGCAGCAGTGGTAACATGGGAAAGGCTAAGAAACAGAAGAAGTAA
- the LOC108457013 gene encoding uncharacterized protein LOC108457013 isoform X2, which translates to MLVVKEQKDGSSLSYYTCPESGQKFNTYEDLMRYVNYAKAAKLSIYSPDFCPRKPPRKPKKKASTPEVAQNVAEKDKDSDSDSDSSDSTFELPPIASLEFLDEWSSAESDKQSASGKKKLEKNHASSEGCSSGNMGKAKKQKK; encoded by the exons ATGCTGGTTGTTAAGGAGCAGAAGGATGGATCTAGTCTTTCG TACTACACATGTCCTGAGAGTGGGCAAAAGTTCAACACCTATGAAGATCTCATGCGATATGTGAACTATGCAAAAGCAGCTAAGCTTTCCATCTACTCTCCT GATTTCTGTCCCCGGAAACCTCCCCGCAAACCAAAGAAAAAAGCTAGCACACCTGAAGTAGCTCAGA ATGTAGCCGAGAAGGACAAGGACTCGGACTCAGACTCGGATTCAAGCGATTCAACATTCGAGTTGCCTCCCATTGCTTCGCTCGAGTTTCTAGATGAGTGGAGTTCAGCAGAGTCTGATAAGCAATCTGCTTCGGGAAAAAAGAAGTTAGAGAAGAACCATGCTTCAAGTGAAGGTTGCAGCAGTGGTAACATGGGAAAGGCTAAGAAACAGAAGAAGTAA
- the LOC108467405 gene encoding uncharacterized protein LOC108467405: MGGGEHGGHGAEDFRTKVWSMSGGPYCRPKHWRRNTAIAMFGVFLICIPIAMKSAELEQRPHQPVRPIPSQLWCKNFGNKDY; encoded by the exons ATGGGAGGAGGAGAACATGGAGGGCATGGAGCAGAGGATTTCAGGACGAAGGTGTGGAGCATGTCTGGTGGCCCATATTGCCGGCCCAAGCACTGGCGTCGCAATACTGCGATTGCTATGTTCGGCGTTTTCCTCATTTGTATCCCGATCGCCATGAAATCCGCCGAGCTCGAG CAAAGGCCTCATCAGCCCGTTCGTCCAATTCCTTCACAGCTGTGGTGCAAGAACTTTGGAAACAAAGATTATTGA